From the genome of Bradyrhizobium elkanii USDA 76, one region includes:
- a CDS encoding hydrolase: MSFRNGLASLLRPEDSVLVLIDHQPYQLANVNSHEPQMVINNTAGLAKAARAFDVPTILTSVVAERGGLLFPQITDVFPGQKVIDRTFINTWQDRKVVDAVKATGRKQLVIAGLWTEVCVAMPAIQALGEGWDVTVVTDASGAVSVEAHEVAIQRMIAAGANMMTWLAVAAEWQRDWARTEQAAKLTEVVTQHAGGSGIAFLWEQQLLNTPVPSTRA; the protein is encoded by the coding sequence ATGAGCTTTCGTAACGGGCTTGCTTCGCTTCTTCGCCCTGAAGACTCGGTGCTCGTTCTGATCGACCATCAGCCTTACCAGCTTGCGAACGTGAACAGCCACGAACCGCAGATGGTGATCAACAATACGGCGGGCTTGGCGAAGGCCGCCAGGGCCTTCGATGTCCCCACGATCCTGACGAGCGTGGTCGCGGAACGAGGCGGACTGCTCTTCCCCCAGATTACGGATGTGTTTCCCGGCCAGAAGGTGATCGACCGTACGTTCATCAACACCTGGCAGGACCGGAAGGTGGTGGATGCGGTCAAGGCTACCGGCCGCAAGCAGCTTGTCATCGCGGGCCTATGGACCGAGGTGTGTGTCGCGATGCCGGCGATCCAGGCGCTCGGCGAAGGCTGGGACGTGACGGTGGTCACCGATGCGTCGGGCGCCGTGTCGGTCGAGGCGCACGAGGTCGCCATCCAGCGCATGATCGCGGCCGGCGCTAACATGATGACCTGGCTGGCCGTGGCGGCAGAATGGCAGCGCGACTGGGCCCGGACCGAACAGGCCGCCAAACTGACGGAGGTGGTCACGCAGCATGCCGGCGGCAGCGGCATCGCGTTTCTGTGGGAGCAACAGTTGCTCAACACGCCCGTGCCGAGCACCCGAGCCTGA